Proteins encoded by one window of Moorella humiferrea:
- the spoIIR gene encoding stage II sporulation protein R, whose amino-acid sequence MKKSLLFFLITGLLIIASEVVGKQGQAVVPAYNSHNLIRLHVIANSDNPDDQELKRHVRDAILASVGRNLAAAGDIGAARRLVSGNLAAITAAAEGQIRREGQNYTVRTEFGDFPFPTRAYGDITLPAGNYEAVRVVIGEGKGENWWCVLFPPLCLVGGSGQAKAAFPAEHPLPDEGGEKRARLGWKLLDFLQFSRHRLASLWP is encoded by the coding sequence ATGAAGAAGTCCCTTTTATTTTTCCTCATCACCGGTTTGTTAATTATAGCCAGCGAGGTTGTCGGGAAACAGGGGCAGGCCGTTGTACCGGCCTATAATTCCCACAACTTAATCCGCCTGCACGTCATTGCCAACAGCGATAACCCGGACGACCAGGAGCTCAAACGCCACGTGCGCGACGCCATTCTTGCCAGCGTGGGCCGTAACCTGGCCGCAGCCGGGGATATTGGAGCCGCCCGCCGCCTGGTAAGCGGTAATCTCGCGGCCATTACCGCCGCCGCCGAAGGGCAGATCCGCAGGGAAGGGCAAAATTATACCGTACGGACGGAATTTGGCGATTTTCCTTTTCCCACCAGGGCCTACGGCGACATTACCCTGCCGGCGGGAAATTATGAAGCCGTTCGCGTGGTGATCGGGGAGGGAAAGGGAGAAAACTGGTGGTGCGTCCTCTTCCCCCCATTGTGCCTGGTAGGGGGTTCCGGGCAGGCGAAGGCCGCCTTCCCGGCAGAACACCCGCTACCGGATGAAGGCGGAGAGAAGAGGGCCCGTTTAGGATGGAAGTTATTAGATTTCTTGCAGTTTTCCCGCCACCGCCTGGCCTCTTTATGGCCTTAA
- a CDS encoding PRC-barrel domain-containing protein: MIRVTELRQREVINIIDGRRLGIIKDLDLDLEAGRVKALIVPGQGGRFFFFFGREEDLVIPWENVVKVGVDVILVESYNFTTPAHRERA, from the coding sequence ATGATCCGGGTGACCGAATTGCGCCAGCGGGAGGTTATTAACATCATCGATGGGCGGCGGCTGGGTATAATCAAGGATCTCGACCTGGACCTGGAGGCCGGCCGGGTGAAGGCTCTAATTGTACCCGGGCAGGGAGGCAGGTTTTTTTTCTTTTTCGGCCGGGAAGAGGATCTGGTCATCCCGTGGGAAAACGTAGTAAAAGTTGGGGTTGACGTCATCCTGGTAGAGAGTTATAACTTTACCACGCCGGCCCACCGGGAAAGGGCTTAA
- the pgeF gene encoding peptidoglycan editing factor PgeF, translating into MAAFVRENIEGITYWRVAFLEERAPVKAYFSGRSGGTSRPPYASLNLGLHVGDVPQAVLANRQRLARLLGLPLDNWVVGEQVHGNEVAVVSALDAGRGAEELTTALPGVDALVTTAPGLTLVGFYADCVPLYLVDPVRGGIGLAHAGWKGTVLRVGARLVAGLAALGGRPDDFLAAVGPAVGPCCYQVDARVAAAVKASLPWAEDVLHPEASDRYRLDLPRANYLQLLAAGLRPENIAVAGLCTCCLSRDFFSYRAARGATGRQAALLSLLR; encoded by the coding sequence GTGGCCGCTTTTGTACGCGAAAACATAGAGGGAATAACATACTGGCGGGTGGCTTTCCTGGAAGAGAGGGCACCCGTTAAGGCCTATTTCAGCGGGCGCAGCGGTGGCACCAGCCGGCCGCCGTACGCTTCCCTCAATCTGGGTCTGCATGTCGGTGACGTACCACAGGCGGTACTGGCCAACAGGCAAAGGCTGGCCCGCCTTCTGGGTCTTCCCCTCGACAATTGGGTGGTCGGGGAGCAGGTCCACGGCAATGAAGTGGCCGTGGTATCGGCATTGGATGCCGGCCGGGGCGCTGAGGAACTGACGACGGCCCTGCCGGGGGTCGATGCCCTGGTTACAACAGCCCCGGGTTTAACCCTCGTCGGCTTTTACGCCGACTGCGTGCCCCTTTACCTGGTCGATCCGGTAAGGGGCGGCATCGGCCTGGCCCATGCCGGTTGGAAGGGTACGGTGCTGCGGGTGGGGGCGCGGTTGGTGGCCGGGCTTGCCGCCCTCGGTGGCAGGCCGGACGATTTTCTGGCCGCCGTCGGTCCGGCGGTAGGCCCCTGCTGTTACCAGGTTGATGCAAGGGTGGCCGCAGCTGTCAAGGCTAGCCTTCCCTGGGCCGAGGATGTTTTACACCCGGAGGCTTCCGACCGTTACCGCCTCGACCTGCCCCGGGCCAATTATCTACAACTTCTGGCTGCCGGATTAAGGCCGGAAAACATCGCCGTGGCCGGCCTCTGTACCTGCTGCCTTTCCCGGGATTTCTTCTCATACCGGGCGGCCCGCGGTGCAACCGGGCGCCAGGCGGCCCTATTATCCCTCCTGAGGTAA
- a CDS encoding HlyD family efflux transporter periplasmic adaptor subunit, whose translation MKAVYVPERRARPRRRRRPGRLIIVAAAFILFLSVARLGFEEAMGVAARHFLKLERVNYGVLEEDLPLEVFIAREEQPLIAPATGTLVPVAPPDERVPAGAVIARILPASPPPSGPEIMEVKAPFPGLVSYRTDGLEKSLRPDNLGNMPFKELKRLVELGREMTAGSRVQGGTAFGRLINNLAPLTVYAALAGFPQEWQVGKRVTLKLPGSGEEVQATITRLQDEGEQKAVLMSITGWNDPWLNPRRMEVVAVLNRYRGMVIPAASLTEGAAGEKGVYVLEGVDIKWQPVTLCGRVGDRVAVKELKEGMEVVVNPSLVRWLIR comes from the coding sequence ATGAAGGCAGTTTATGTGCCAGAACGCCGGGCACGGCCGCGGCGGCGTCGGCGTCCAGGGCGTCTTATTATTGTCGCCGCGGCCTTCATCCTTTTTCTTTCTGTCGCCCGCCTGGGTTTTGAAGAAGCCATGGGGGTGGCGGCCCGGCATTTTTTAAAGCTGGAAAGGGTTAATTACGGCGTCCTGGAAGAAGATCTTCCCCTTGAGGTTTTTATTGCCAGGGAGGAACAGCCCTTAATCGCGCCGGCGACGGGCACCCTGGTGCCCGTCGCACCGCCCGATGAGCGGGTTCCGGCGGGGGCGGTAATCGCCAGGATTCTTCCGGCCTCACCACCGCCCTCGGGTCCCGAAATTATGGAGGTCAAGGCACCTTTCCCCGGTTTGGTTTCCTACCGTACCGACGGCCTGGAAAAATCCCTCCGACCCGACAATCTGGGAAACATGCCCTTTAAAGAGCTTAAACGCCTAGTAGAACTGGGCCGCGAGATGACGGCGGGAAGCCGGGTACAGGGAGGGACGGCCTTCGGCCGCCTGATCAACAATCTGGCGCCCTTGACGGTTTATGCCGCCCTGGCGGGATTTCCACAGGAATGGCAGGTCGGTAAAAGGGTCACCCTTAAACTGCCGGGAAGTGGGGAAGAAGTGCAGGCGACAATTACCCGCCTCCAGGACGAAGGCGAACAAAAGGCAGTCCTTATGTCCATTACCGGTTGGAATGATCCCTGGCTGAATCCCCGCCGCATGGAAGTGGTCGCCGTTTTAAACCGTTACCGGGGGATGGTTATACCCGCAGCGTCGCTTACCGAAGGAGCGGCCGGAGAGAAGGGCGTCTACGTCCTTGAAGGTGTGGACATTAAGTGGCAACCGGTAACCCTCTGCGGCCGGGTGGGGGACAGGGTGGCCGTAAAGGAGTTGAAAGAGGGAATGGAAGTCGTCGTCAACCCGTCCTTGGTGCGCTGGCTGATAAGGTAA
- a CDS encoding YggS family pyridoxal phosphate-dependent enzyme, whose amino-acid sequence MVYLAENIARVRERMAAAARRSGRSVDEVTLVAVTKTVAVEVIKEAVALGLEDLGENRVQELLAKQPYIEGARWHLIGHLQRNKVRQVWDKVELIHSVDSLALARELDKRAVSGGRRIKVLIEVNVAGEASKFGLAPEAVPSFIKEASGFTGLNIMGLMTVAPLTEDPEEVRPVFRRLAALRREVEALHLPGVDMRYLSMGMSNDFEVAIEEGSNLVRIGTAIFGART is encoded by the coding sequence ATGGTTTACCTGGCAGAAAATATCGCCCGGGTAAGGGAAAGGATGGCGGCCGCCGCCCGGCGGAGCGGGCGCAGCGTTGATGAAGTGACTCTGGTGGCCGTGACCAAAACCGTGGCCGTGGAGGTAATCAAAGAAGCCGTTGCCCTGGGCCTCGAAGACCTGGGGGAAAACCGGGTCCAGGAACTCCTGGCCAAACAGCCTTACATAGAGGGCGCAAGGTGGCACCTCATCGGTCACCTCCAGCGCAATAAAGTCCGTCAGGTTTGGGATAAAGTAGAGCTCATTCATTCGGTGGACAGCCTGGCTCTGGCCCGGGAGCTGGACAAGCGGGCCGTCTCCGGCGGACGGCGGATCAAAGTTTTAATCGAGGTCAATGTAGCCGGCGAGGCGAGCAAGTTCGGTCTGGCGCCGGAGGCTGTTCCTTCCTTTATCAAGGAGGCCAGCGGGTTTACCGGTCTAAATATTATGGGATTGATGACGGTGGCCCCCCTGACGGAGGATCCCGAAGAGGTACGACCGGTTTTCCGCCGCCTTGCGGCTTTAAGACGGGAAGTGGAAGCCCTGCACCTGCCGGGGGTGGACATGCGTTATCTTTCCATGGGTATGAGCAACGATTTTGAGGTGGCCATTGAAGAAGGTTCCAATCTGGTGCGCATAGGGACGGCCATCTTTGGCGCACGGACTTAA
- a CDS encoding cell division protein SepF, which yields MAFWDGLLQWLGYGSEEDDRERDNGGKAWETPVVSPIPAAQNRAKVVSLPTARQSLRLVVARPQSFDQAAGLAEHLKNYRPLIVNVEAMPVDEARRIVDFLSGATYALGGMVRRVTSGIFLFTPSNIDLSGDLEEHMGGSINWLEAAGRK from the coding sequence ATGGCCTTTTGGGACGGACTGCTCCAGTGGCTGGGCTATGGTAGCGAAGAAGACGACCGGGAAAGGGACAATGGCGGTAAAGCCTGGGAAACGCCGGTTGTTTCCCCCATTCCCGCCGCTCAGAATAGGGCCAAAGTGGTAAGTTTACCGACGGCGCGGCAATCCTTACGGCTGGTCGTGGCCCGGCCCCAATCCTTTGATCAGGCGGCGGGACTGGCGGAACACTTGAAAAACTATCGTCCCCTGATCGTCAATGTTGAAGCCATGCCTGTAGACGAGGCACGGCGGATCGTCGATTTCTTAAGCGGGGCCACCTATGCCCTGGGCGGCATGGTGCGCCGGGTGACCAGCGGCATCTTTTTGTTTACCCCCAGCAATATCGATTTAAGCGGCGATCTGGAAGAGCATATGGGTGGAAGCATCAACTGGCTGGAAGCGGCTGGTCGCAAATAA
- the proC gene encoding pyrroline-5-carboxylate reductase, with product MKENIGFLGAGAMGEALIRGLIRARLVPASQIVAWDVRQERLRELKAAYGLETAIGREDLTARADIILLAVKPQNVKEALDGIQIGNGKLVISIIAGVTLAELASFLGAVPLVRAVPNTPALVGEGITALAANDLVGPEDLDKAVAIFSAVGRALVLPEGQLNAVTGLSGSGPAYIYVLIEALADGGVRQGLARPVALELAAQTVLGAARMVLDTGEHPAVLKDKVTSPAGTTIAGLAVLEDRGFRGAVIRAVEAATLRAGNLSKE from the coding sequence ATGAAAGAAAATATAGGCTTTTTGGGAGCCGGCGCCATGGGGGAGGCCCTGATCCGGGGATTGATCAGGGCCAGGCTGGTACCCGCCTCCCAAATAGTCGCCTGGGACGTCCGGCAGGAAAGGCTTAGGGAATTAAAAGCCGCTTATGGCCTGGAAACCGCGATTGGTAGGGAAGATTTAACGGCGCGGGCGGACATCATCCTCCTGGCCGTGAAACCCCAGAACGTGAAGGAGGCCCTGGACGGCATCCAAATTGGTAACGGGAAACTCGTTATCTCCATCATTGCCGGCGTAACCCTGGCCGAGCTGGCTTCTTTTTTGGGTGCAGTGCCCCTGGTGAGGGCCGTACCCAACACCCCGGCCCTGGTGGGCGAGGGCATAACTGCGCTGGCGGCCAACGACCTGGTCGGCCCTGAAGATCTGGACAAGGCCGTGGCCATCTTTAGCGCCGTGGGCCGGGCCCTGGTTTTGCCTGAAGGGCAGCTCAACGCTGTTACTGGTTTGAGCGGGAGCGGGCCGGCTTATATTTATGTGCTCATCGAGGCCCTGGCCGACGGCGGGGTGCGCCAGGGACTTGCCAGGCCCGTGGCCCTGGAGCTGGCGGCCCAGACCGTTCTGGGTGCGGCGCGGATGGTACTGGATACGGGCGAGCATCCTGCAGTTTTAAAGGATAAAGTAACCTCGCCGGCAGGGACTACCATCGCCGGGCTGGCCGTCCTGGAAGACCGGGGGTTCCGGGGAGCGGTCATCCGGGCGGTGGAAGCGGCCACCCTGCGCGCCGGGAATTTAAGTAAGGAGTAA
- a CDS encoding YggT family protein yields MQTLLLIIRTAFEVLNWLIIARILISWFPHDPYHPVIRFIYEVTEPVLAPFRRLMPRTGIPLDFSPILAVLVLQLIERLLISFIMHLG; encoded by the coding sequence ATGCAAACACTGCTGCTAATTATCCGTACGGCCTTTGAAGTTTTGAACTGGTTGATAATTGCCAGGATCCTTATTTCCTGGTTTCCCCACGACCCCTATCATCCCGTTATACGTTTTATCTACGAGGTGACCGAACCTGTCCTGGCGCCTTTTCGCCGCCTCATGCCGCGCACCGGCATTCCCCTTGATTTTTCGCCCATTTTAGCGGTCCTTGTTTTACAGCTAATCGAGCGCCTGCTTATCAGTTTTATCATGCATCTCGGTTAG
- a CDS encoding DivIVA domain-containing protein, translating into MLAPLDINKKEFRRAFRGYSCEEVDEFLEQVLRDYGQIYRENQELREKNLRLTEELERYANLEQVIKDALVVAQQAAEETRRNAQREAGLIIQEAENKAREILNQARLEVEKAERYRKELEASTAAFKTRLRSFLKAQMELLAVEEAAAAEEKTLFDGENIPDESKE; encoded by the coding sequence GTGCTGGCACCGCTGGACATTAACAAAAAGGAATTTCGCCGCGCCTTTCGCGGTTACAGCTGCGAAGAGGTAGACGAGTTTTTAGAGCAGGTTCTGCGGGACTACGGCCAGATCTATCGGGAGAATCAGGAGCTCCGGGAGAAAAACCTGCGCCTGACCGAGGAGCTGGAGCGCTACGCCAACCTGGAGCAGGTCATTAAGGACGCCCTGGTCGTCGCCCAGCAGGCCGCCGAGGAGACGCGCCGTAATGCCCAGCGGGAAGCCGGCCTGATTATCCAGGAGGCGGAAAACAAGGCCCGGGAAATTTTGAACCAGGCCCGGCTTGAGGTGGAAAAGGCCGAACGTTACCGTAAAGAGCTCGAAGCCTCAACGGCGGCCTTTAAAACTAGGCTGCGCTCTTTCCTTAAAGCCCAAATGGAACTGCTGGCAGTTGAAGAGGCGGCCGCCGCCGAAGAAAAAACCCTGTTTGATGGGGAAAATATACCAGACGAGTCTAAGGAGTGA
- the ileS gene encoding isoleucine--tRNA ligase, with protein MDYSKTLNLPRTDFPMRANLPQREPEILKFWEEQDIYRRVQEANKGKPKFILHDGPPYANGHIHLGHTLNKILKDIIVKYHSMNGFDAPYVPGWDTHGLPIEQQAIKDLGLDRRAVDVVEFRNRCRDYALKYVNIQREEFKRLGVRGDWDNPYLTLDPEYEAVQIGVFGEMAKKGYIYKGLKPVYWCTDCETALAEAEVEYGEKRSPSIYVKFPVTDARELFDPEGTFIVIWTTTPWTLPANVAIALHPEYKYVLVQAGEERYLMAEELYRQVFELLGIKDYRVVAAFTGTELEGVVCRNPLMERDSLVILGEHVTLEQGTGCVHTAPGHGLEDYEVGLRYSLPILSPLDDRGYFTREGGQFAGLFIEDANKAVVKELEARGALLNFSFIKHQYPHCWRCKHPVIFRATEQWFASIDGFRRQALEAIKSVKWIPSWGEDRIYNMVAERSDWCISRQRTWGVPIPIFYCNDCGKEIINDATISHLQRLFREHGSNVWFARKAEELVPEGLKCPACGGRSFRKETDIMDVWFDSGSSHAAVLATRPELGWPADLYLEGSDQHRGWFNSSLSTAVATRGRAPYRQVLTHGFLVDEEGRKMSKSLGNGIDPADVIKEKGADVLRLWVASADYRRDVAASPRIMQQLTEAYRKIRNTCRFLLANLYDFDPGKDGIAREEMLEIDRWIMDKLQRLVMKVTRAYEDYEFHVVYHAIHNFCAVDLSAVYLDIIKDRLYTWPAASRGRRSAQTVLYATINVLVRLLTPILAFTTEEIWRYLPETPGKPISVQLAEWPRVQEEYLDDDLKERWDKILEVRDVVTRALERARQEQDLGNSLNAAVHLFPDTALYSFLQSMEEDLATIFIVSQAVLHAPAEEAPAAAFVAEEMPGLKVVVEKAPGDKCERCWMVSPTVGRDEDHPTLCARCAAVLHSS; from the coding sequence GTGGATTATAGCAAAACCCTGAACCTGCCCCGTACCGATTTTCCCATGCGGGCCAACCTGCCCCAGCGCGAGCCCGAGATTCTTAAATTCTGGGAAGAACAGGATATTTACCGCCGCGTCCAAGAAGCCAATAAGGGCAAACCCAAGTTCATCCTCCACGACGGGCCGCCCTATGCCAACGGCCATATACACCTGGGGCATACTTTAAATAAAATCCTCAAGGACATTATCGTCAAATACCATTCCATGAATGGTTTTGACGCCCCCTACGTACCGGGATGGGACACCCACGGCCTGCCCATTGAGCAGCAGGCCATCAAAGATTTGGGCCTTGACCGCCGGGCCGTTGATGTGGTGGAGTTCCGCAATCGCTGCCGCGATTACGCCCTGAAGTACGTCAACATCCAGCGGGAAGAGTTTAAACGCCTGGGGGTGCGGGGCGACTGGGACAACCCCTACCTGACTCTGGACCCCGAATACGAAGCCGTCCAGATCGGCGTTTTCGGCGAAATGGCCAAAAAAGGTTATATTTATAAGGGCCTCAAGCCTGTATACTGGTGTACCGATTGCGAAACGGCCCTGGCCGAAGCCGAAGTTGAATACGGCGAGAAACGCTCGCCTTCAATCTATGTAAAATTTCCCGTAACCGACGCCCGCGAACTTTTCGACCCGGAAGGGACCTTTATAGTCATCTGGACGACTACTCCCTGGACCCTGCCGGCCAACGTGGCCATCGCCCTGCACCCTGAATATAAGTACGTTTTGGTCCAAGCGGGGGAAGAACGTTACCTCATGGCGGAGGAGCTTTACCGCCAGGTCTTTGAGCTCCTGGGTATAAAAGATTACCGGGTGGTAGCCGCCTTTACCGGGACCGAATTGGAAGGGGTCGTCTGCCGCAATCCCTTGATGGAAAGGGATTCCCTCGTCATTTTAGGCGAGCACGTTACCCTTGAACAGGGCACGGGCTGCGTCCATACGGCTCCCGGCCACGGCCTGGAAGACTATGAAGTCGGCCTGCGTTATAGCTTGCCGATTCTCTCGCCCCTTGACGACCGGGGTTATTTTACCCGGGAAGGCGGGCAGTTTGCCGGCCTCTTCATTGAAGACGCCAACAAAGCCGTAGTTAAGGAACTGGAAGCCAGGGGGGCGCTGCTTAATTTTTCCTTCATCAAGCACCAGTACCCCCACTGCTGGCGCTGCAAGCACCCCGTCATCTTCCGGGCCACGGAGCAATGGTTCGCCTCCATAGACGGGTTTCGCCGTCAGGCACTGGAGGCCATAAAAAGTGTAAAATGGATTCCTTCCTGGGGCGAAGACCGGATTTACAACATGGTGGCGGAACGCAGCGACTGGTGCATTTCCCGGCAGCGCACCTGGGGGGTGCCCATCCCCATTTTCTACTGCAACGACTGCGGCAAAGAGATCATCAACGACGCTACCATAAGTCATTTGCAGCGGCTCTTCCGGGAGCATGGCTCTAACGTTTGGTTTGCCCGCAAAGCGGAGGAACTGGTGCCTGAGGGATTAAAATGCCCTGCCTGCGGCGGCCGCAGTTTCCGCAAAGAAACGGATATAATGGACGTATGGTTTGATTCCGGCTCCAGCCATGCCGCCGTCCTTGCCACCCGGCCGGAACTGGGCTGGCCGGCGGATCTCTATCTGGAAGGCAGCGATCAGCACCGGGGTTGGTTTAATTCTTCCCTGTCGACGGCGGTGGCCACCCGCGGCCGGGCCCCTTACCGTCAGGTTTTGACCCACGGCTTCCTGGTGGATGAAGAGGGGCGCAAAATGTCCAAATCCCTGGGCAACGGCATTGACCCCGCCGACGTTATCAAAGAAAAGGGGGCCGACGTGCTGCGCCTCTGGGTGGCCTCGGCCGATTACCGGCGGGACGTTGCCGCATCCCCCCGCATCATGCAGCAGCTGACCGAGGCCTACCGCAAGATTCGCAATACCTGTAGGTTCCTGCTGGCCAATCTTTACGACTTTGACCCCGGCAAAGATGGCATCGCCAGGGAAGAAATGCTGGAAATCGACCGCTGGATCATGGATAAACTCCAGCGTCTGGTAATGAAGGTTACCCGGGCCTATGAAGACTACGAGTTCCACGTAGTGTACCACGCCATTCATAACTTCTGCGCCGTGGATTTAAGCGCCGTTTATTTAGACATCATCAAAGACCGCCTCTACACCTGGCCGGCCGCCTCCCGGGGACGCCGTTCGGCCCAGACGGTGCTTTATGCAACTATTAATGTCCTGGTCAGATTGTTAACCCCAATCCTCGCCTTTACCACGGAAGAGATCTGGCGTTATTTACCGGAAACCCCCGGCAAACCGATAAGCGTGCAGCTGGCCGAATGGCCCCGGGTCCAGGAAGAATATCTGGACGACGATCTCAAAGAACGCTGGGATAAGATTCTTGAGGTGCGCGACGTCGTTACCCGTGCCCTGGAGCGGGCCCGCCAGGAACAGGATTTAGGTAATTCCTTAAATGCGGCCGTGCACCTGTTCCCAGATACCGCCCTGTACAGCTTCCTCCAATCCATGGAAGAAGATTTGGCGACTATTTTCATTGTTTCCCAGGCCGTCTTGCATGCTCCTGCGGAAGAAGCGCCGGCCGCGGCCTTTGTAGCCGAAGAGATGCCCGGCCTAAAGGTCGTGGTGGAAAAGGCGCCCGGCGATAAGTGCGAACGCTGCTGGATGGTCAGTCCCACCGTCGGACGCGACGAAGACCATCCCACCCTGTGCGCCCGCTGTGCGGCCGTCCTGCATAGCTCTTAA
- the pduL gene encoding phosphate propanoyltransferase: MRQFQEEDFLPVEVPVGVSGRHIHLCREDLDALFGPGYELTVLRPLSQEGEFAARETVTIVGPRGVLEGVRVLGPVRAYSQVEIAMTDGFRLGLRPPVRQSGDVEGTPGIAVVGPAGALNLRRGVILAARHIHMEEERAKILNLHDEQQVRVWVPGVRAMILDNVIIRTSPHYRLELHLDTDEANAALLSGGDKVKILRP; the protein is encoded by the coding sequence GTGCGGCAGTTCCAGGAAGAAGATTTCTTGCCCGTGGAAGTCCCGGTGGGGGTATCCGGCCGCCACATCCATCTCTGCCGGGAAGACCTGGACGCCCTTTTCGGTCCCGGATACGAATTGACGGTCTTGCGTCCTTTAAGCCAGGAGGGGGAATTTGCCGCCCGGGAAACGGTGACCATCGTCGGTCCCCGGGGGGTTCTGGAAGGCGTCCGGGTCCTGGGGCCGGTGCGGGCCTACTCCCAGGTGGAAATAGCCATGACCGACGGTTTCCGCCTGGGATTAAGGCCGCCGGTAAGGCAATCGGGAGACGTAGAAGGTACCCCGGGTATTGCGGTAGTCGGACCAGCCGGGGCCCTCAACCTCCGCCGGGGAGTAATCCTGGCCGCCCGCCACATTCATATGGAAGAAGAACGGGCGAAAATCCTCAATCTCCACGATGAACAGCAAGTACGGGTCTGGGTGCCCGGGGTTAGGGCCATGATCCTCGATAACGTAATCATCCGGACCAGTCCCCACTATCGCCTGGAACTGCATCTAGACACCGACGAAGCCAATGCCGCCCTTTTGTCCGGGGGTGATAAAGTAAAAATCCTGCGGCCTTAA
- a CDS encoding DUF5665 domain-containing protein — MGKTAFYLAAKIEQLMAAMEKASLAEWVELYRRPWRLLILNFAAGVARGLGIAVGFAILGAIVIYIVRELALLNLPVIGKLIAEIVRMVQQEIY, encoded by the coding sequence ATGGGAAAAACCGCCTTTTACCTGGCTGCAAAAATTGAGCAGCTCATGGCCGCCATGGAAAAAGCCAGCCTGGCCGAATGGGTAGAGCTTTATCGTCGGCCCTGGCGCCTCTTAATCTTAAATTTTGCCGCCGGTGTGGCCAGGGGTCTGGGAATAGCCGTAGGATTTGCCATACTGGGCGCCATCGTCATCTATATCGTCCGCGAGCTGGCCCTTTTGAATTTGCCGGTAATCGGCAAGCTTATAGCTGAAATTGTCCGCATGGTCCAGCAGGAAATTTACTAG
- a CDS encoding TraR/DksA C4-type zinc finger protein — MDAATLEHFRRLLLEEKKKLREQIDSLTSGGLRSSLFESTQELSSYDNHPADLGSEEFERSKDLALRDNARLQLRKIEDALASIKEGTYGYCRECGREIPRERLEAVPETTLCLACRKKLEETGDNNKRPIEEQVVLPPFGGQFSDPRQKHPDEEEALMYDGEDTWQELARSTEHASESRSGAYYGPMDLDEDIGYVEAVEGIPYFKGADGMFYEDTGAYIDDESSPEEKLIGDAGWDKIQS, encoded by the coding sequence ATGGACGCCGCAACCCTGGAACACTTTCGCCGCCTTTTGCTGGAAGAAAAGAAAAAGCTGCGGGAACAAATAGATTCCTTAACCAGCGGAGGGCTACGCTCTTCCCTTTTTGAATCAACCCAGGAACTCTCCAGCTACGACAACCATCCCGCCGATCTCGGCAGCGAAGAGTTCGAGCGCAGCAAAGATCTGGCGCTGCGGGACAATGCCCGCCTCCAGCTTCGTAAGATAGAAGATGCTTTAGCAAGCATTAAAGAAGGCACCTACGGGTATTGCCGGGAGTGCGGCCGGGAAATACCGCGGGAACGCCTGGAGGCCGTGCCGGAAACGACTTTATGCCTGGCATGCCGGAAAAAATTAGAAGAAACCGGCGATAACAACAAGCGGCCCATCGAGGAACAGGTGGTTCTTCCCCCTTTTGGCGGTCAGTTTTCCGACCCCCGGCAGAAACACCCGGATGAGGAAGAAGCTCTAATGTACGACGGAGAAGATACCTGGCAGGAATTGGCGCGTTCCACCGAACATGCCTCGGAAAGCAGGAGCGGGGCCTATTATGGCCCCATGGACCTGGATGAGGATATAGGCTATGTGGAGGCGGTGGAAGGTATACCATATTTTAAAGGGGCCGACGGCATGTTCTATGAAGACACCGGTGCCTACATCGACGATGAATCAAGCCCCGAAGAAAAATTGATCGGTGATGCCGGCTGGGATAAGATTCAATCATAG
- a CDS encoding DUF1540 domain-containing protein, whose amino-acid sequence MSRIRCEMDICSHHDGTGYCKLDTIRITRNGLDTNCGNFERVLPEGETTTVFSFGRPDDTLETQPYD is encoded by the coding sequence ATGTCTCGAATACGCTGTGAAATGGATATCTGCAGTCATCATGACGGTACGGGTTACTGTAAACTTGATACCATCCGCATTACCCGCAATGGCCTGGATACCAACTGCGGCAATTTCGAGCGGGTCTTACCGGAAGGAGAAACTACCACTGTCTTCTCTTTCGGCAGGCCAGATGATACCCTGGAAACCCAACCCTATGATTGA